GGTAGACCGGGGGAATTCCGCCACCCGGGGTTATACCGCCACCCAGTCTAGTTTACAAACGAACTGCAGCAAGAGATCGTGACATCGCCTGAACTCTAGCGGACAAAGTTAGAAACAGTGCCTCGTGTAATGGTGGCCATTGTTCACGTTGTTTGTATAGTGTCgtataaagtttactttttaacaaGCGGCATCTTATTTTTGAGCTTCAAATAAGTAAAGGTATGTACCTTATAGTGTTACATTATTCATTTAAGGTAATAATATACGTAGTGTACATGTAATACGCTTCATTTTGATGTATTGAGGTTACACGTTTTGGCCCATCTCTTGactttgtttacacattttcGCCATATTGTCCGCTTGGGGTTATGACGCCACCTTCACCAGGGGTAATTCCGCCATAGTGGCGGTATTACCCCATGCTGCCATGGtgactaatttagatttttaatgtttattctaGATGCCTAGAGTCCGAAAAAGAACCACTGAGAAAGCGAAATGGACCGAACATGATTTACAAGCAGCTATAAAACAGGTTTCTGATGGAAAGTCAGTTAAAAGTGTTGCTTTAAACTTCAACATTCCCAGATCTACTCTTCGTGTCAGATTGAAAAGTAGTAAAACCTCAAAACCGGAAATGGGACGACCTGCAGTTTTTAACAAAGATCAAGAAAAAGATTTGACCACCAGAGTTATCACTCTTGCAAATCTTTTTTTCGGCATTACTATAACGGATTTGAGACGACTGGCTTTTGAAGTAGCAGAAGAATTGAATATAAAGCATAACTTCAATCAAGCCACGCGAATGGCCGGTGAAGATTGGGTTTCGGGATTTCGCAAGAGGAATCCTCAAGTTTCTCTACGAAAACCATCGGCAACAAGCATTAGTAGAGTGATTGGATTTAATAAGGAAGAAGTTGAACTcttctataataatttaacaacactGATGGAAAAACACAATTTTGAGCCTACTCGTATTTTCAATATGGATGAGACTGGAATTTCTAGTGTGCAAAAACCAGGTCATATCCTCGCCCCTAAAGGTAAACATCAAGTTGGAGGTATAACCAGTTGGGAAAGAGGGAGAAATATTACTGTTGTGTGTGGAATAAGTGCATCTGGATCTTATGTCCCGCCAATGTTTATTTATCCAAGACGAAGGATGTCTCCATTGCTTGAGAGAGGTGGTCCAGCTGGATCAGTTTATACTTGTTCGCACAATGGCTggtcaaatgaaaatattttcctcGACTGgctgaaacattttaataagatAGCAAAACCATCACAAGAGGACCCAGTTCTCTTAATCCTAGATAACCATGGAAGTCATGTGTCCTTACCAAGCTATGAATTTTGTCGCCAAAACCACATCCATATGCTCTCAATACCACCTCATACATCACACAGACTGCAACCGCTAGATGTATCCTTCTATGGccctttaaaaaatgtctttaatagGGAGTGTGACAAATACATGAGATCAAGCACGTACAGGAAGATTACTCCTTATGACATAGCCACAATATTTAATGAAGCTTATGTGACTGTGGCAACGATTGATAAAGGAGTATCGGGATTTCGTAGTACTGGGATATATCCAGTAAACAGAGACACTTTTAAGGAAGAAGATTTTTTTTCAGTTCAGTCATTGGAGCCAATTGTCATCGACGACCAAGAAGACATGGATGCCAATCTCCAAGACCAAGAAACATACATGAATAAAACAATCACTCAACGTAGGCCTATGACGAATCCTATGAAAGGAATTCCCATATACGATGTTGATGGTTTGCCTGGAGTTCCTTGCTCCTCTGGATCAACGGTAAAAGCAGACTCGTCTCAATCTAAACACGAGAACAATATCTTTTCTAAAGCATTGGAGAAGTTTTCTCCGATTCCAAATTATGCAGCtggtaaaattaaagaaaatgcaAAGAGAAAAAGCCATTCTTCCATTCTTACTGGAACTCCAATGAAGGCAGAATTGGAAAGAACAGCAGCCAAAAggaaagaaaaagaatttaaaaagaaacaagcTAATCTAAAGGCTGCATCGAAACTGCTAGGCAAGCCCACACAAAAAAAAGTCAAGATACCCAAGAAAAGAGGTGAAGAcaccttaaaaagtaataaaattgaaggcccaattaaaaagaataaatcgAAAAAGAAACTTTGCAGACGGCAAATAAGTTTCGAGACTTCATCGTCTTCTGATGATGACTTGGACATGCAAAATATATGTGATGACAACGAAGATGATGATATGTTTGACATTAGATCTAAGGATGTAGAACTTTGTGTACTTTGCGGTGAATATGGATTTAATGAGCATTGGTTCAAATGCATATTGTGTGGCAAGTGGGCGCACTCTGAATGTAGTGGAGCTGAATCAGCAAACGATTACATTTGTGATTTTTGCCTAAAtgacctaaatgtaaaaaaaactgagacttagaaacattgttaaatatgtatttattatgatttaatatgtaaaatacaacgagttttaaaataatttacactgcGATTCATTTATTCCACTTTTTcttaatgtattttagtttatttaaaggtGGCGTCATTACCCCGAGACAGTGGTGGAATTACCCCGGGTACCGGGGTAATTCCACCACCATGCAAGGgtgcatacaaatatttttttgacagtTTTAGTTTACAGATACAATaacaattacttataaataaatataacatcaaaGGGTGTACActttagtatttttagtaatgcaaaatacattaaaaattagatgtaaaaaatcaaaaacccTTAACGTGGCGGCATTCCCCCGGTCTACCCTActgaataaataaagttgttttgaatttgaatatcttTACTAAATGGCATAGCCCTAATGAGATAAGtttcatgattattttttattggatagCAAAAAGGATTTCAGTAGCATTTGAACAATCTTAGGCCAGGGAGAATAATTCTAAAGTCAGAGTCTGTTACCTCTTTTACCTCTCATAATAAAGCACAAAAACTAATCAATCAGatctataatatttatgattaagttCAACCCCTAAAAGAAACATCTGCTTGTGTTATGGACCATCCGGCTCGCTGTTCTTGTTTGAATCctacattttaattattgaaacgtATAAATGAAGTAATCCTGATACAGTTCAGTGCAAATCTTTGCTCTCTGTTTATTATACAGTATTATCTTATTTCCTCGGTTCAGTCTAGGAATAATATAATTTCCATAAACCAAATTAGTGTTGTATCTCCAACAATGCAAAACAGACTAGCAGTTCCTTTGATGGTTCCTCTTCcctaaaaaaattgcatttcgTCTTGAGCAATGTTTTGTGGTTCCATTTGCAATGGTCAGAGGCTTGCTACACTTACTTGTTCCCTCAAATTATAGCCATGGAGGGAATGGCTCATTCATGTTATTGCTCATCTctggtttattttaaacttctctaaaTATTAAATGCCACAATGTCAAACCCTGATTTAACTAGATTTGCAGAACTTTCATTTAAAGATACTTTACTGTAATGGATATCAAATGTGGCTTAACACCTCCCAAACTACAAATCTACAGAAAATGTTAACTAAATCACTAAATGACAGCTAAAACGAAACTACAATGtttctacttttaaaaatgttttagttttgccCTATAAAAACATGtccatacagtttttatttatcaaaataaaatcaaccAGATTTGAGTCGCTTGCcattatagaaaaatatgtttgcaGAAGCTAggcaattttttatttgtctaagaaaatgtatagatttgtaacaataaaatcatatattttgaaagagctgcttttaataataatttaagtttcattcttgcaaaataaaaattctctttGGTATGATACTTGAAGTATAGGTAATTTTTACCCTTGTCGTAACTTTACAAAAGGCGCTAATTTTGCGACTACTTTACAAGTTGCTAAAGTCAAGTGATGAGGTTTGTTGgaatttcattactttttaagGATAGTTTAGTTCCACATTTAGATATCAATTTTGTCAGGATTAAATCCTCGTTTGATAGGTAAATAGATGACACAGCGACACAAAATGAGTTGGTGGCCGGTAGGGggttaataaaacaactaatacTTTTGTAAGATTGTGGTATTAATCATTATTGTTGTATTCATCTCAAATTTCATTaacatttgatataatttaatgttaatgaaaaaatactgttatgaaatccttttatataaaatgtttgaaactaaacttttataaacctaaaacagttaaatttactAGGTTAAACTGACTGACTTCCATAAATTTGTACATTATCATTATTATGTACCACACACATATATCAATAAGACACCACAAACattgaaatgtacattttaaattatgctaattatacacatttattaattaattatgacattCTTACAATAAATTTACGAGATTGAAGTGCAAATGGAAGAAATGGATTGAGAAAAGCTTACTAAAATTGGGAAAACGGCTCTAAGGCAAGTTGTTACCAACTATAAGAATTATTGGTGTTCTTAAAGCTATTTAcacaaatactatattttaaaataaaaacaagataagaccaaaacaatataatataaaatgaaaattgtaataaatttaaatttttgcaggAGTTTAATTTTAGAACTTGGTTaacaattattcttttattacagtgatattatttatttattattattatttaatgcattaCATCATAAGTCTACTATTATAGGGACTAAGTGTTAGATGAACAATAGTTTAATCTATGTTATTTCATTTCCCATGTAATGTAATACATAAGAAAAGAGTAAATTtaaggtgtttaaaataaatattatcaatgaaaaaccaaaaacgtgtttttatgttgaaatttaCACAATTCCACAAAatcaaaatagataaaaattaaatgcaaagaAACATATACATgcaataagaaaatatacaacCTAAAACATAGCTATAACTTTTTTCGTGAGAATACAGCTAAACTCAGCTTGttctaatgtaattaaataaataaaatccatcATGCAAAACTCAGCTTATTctaatgtaactaaataaataacaaaatccaCCATGCAAAACCAATAGTTTACGAAATAATCtaattccaattattttaaaatagaaatattttgtatttccttatGAATGTCCAAAAGATAATTATTACTAGCATAGTTTAAGCTGTTCGGAGAATTATATGAACCCCAGAATCTGTATGGACTGGTTCGCTAAGTTCTCCGATCTTGAGAGCGAATGCAGCCTGTTCAAAGGGTTTTTGCATTGCTCCGTGACCGAATGGACCCAAGTCTCCACCTCGCTTGGCCGAGCTGCAGTCCGAGTATTTCTGAGCAAGCTCAGCAAACGAAGCTCTTCCACTTACAATCTGTTCTCTATATGCTAAAAACACCAAAAAACCAAAGTTAgtttttctcttaaaataaagaattaataacaCTGTTACTTTGGAGAGAAtgttattagaaatattaaaataagttcttTAAATTAATCACTGTGtactgtacaatatataaaatacaatattttatttacttcttggAATATCAAATGCTAATTTCAACttgaaaaattcaaaacgttaaaaaaatatgaGAGTATAACTACATTTTGTACAACTATTAATTCTTCATTAACATgcatgttttgaataaatataacatctgatgtttagtttagcttaattcacacaaatataacaaaaaagcaaaattcagtgctttacaatatttttactccATAAGTCATTTAAAATTACGATATGTTACAATTTTCTGGTTcctcaaatcaaattttaatcagTGATGAACTTACTGTTGTTGTatcaataacatgtttttttattattttcatgaagGAAACCTAAAAACATCAAAGAAACACAAGCAGCCTGAATATTTCTTTCAGACATATTATGATGATTCATTACAAAGTAACAAAATCACATTCTAGAGCAAGTTTGGAGTGGACAGGTTTGACACTAACAATTCTAGCATGTGTGTAGCACTTtagttttcaaacttaaaaatgaactaattCATGTTTGATTCAAGGCTGATTTTTTCCAAAACTAACTAAAACATTGccttaaagaaaatgttatcaaatttattaataaacaaagaaataacaaGTCACTTATCAACTAATTAAAGCCTACACTACCAAATAAAAGCTTATGATTTTTCAGTTTTCTTCTGATTGTTTggcatttttgatatttataaatgctAATGTTGCAATATCAAATACAAATTgagtatataaaattaactaaatgttttaaaagttatgttatttgattaatttgacttaattatttcaatttatgtaGGCCACAAAAACATGATGTGCTATATTTACCTAGACACATTTGTATAACTCTTatgctataaataatttaaagtgaattaaaattacactCTCTACGAAATTCTACAATGCGTTGTTGATATTTATGGCAAACACTTTGttcttattagtaataaatatttttattgatttaattcacTACATAcgttggaataaaataatatacatgtacaCAAAACTTGAACATTtagtaatagaataaatatttaaagttactttttgGGTAATGTCTctgattttattagttacaaaagaAATACCTCATCCAATGGTATAAATTGAGGCACAGCCAAAGTGAGTGCTCAGACTGTCCTCTGTGGAGCGAAAGGCTCACGTAGGCAAGATTTGAGTATTAACATTCACAGTTACATAGTGTAGTCCAAGTGTCGGATTTTAGAACTAACTTAATTTCCCCGACCTTACCATACCTCGTCCACAAGAATGATATATCTCCTctataactaatacaatcaaaggtagtGTTTTCAATAATCACTATATTTTTGTCCTCTATTAAATAAGAACAAACTCACCAAAACCAGATGTCAATTTGTTGGAATGATTAGTTTCGCCAGATGTCAATTTGTTGGAATGTTTAATTTCGCCAGATGTCAATTTGTTGGAATGTTaagttactttatattaaaaggaACATGTATTCAATTATTCACAGAGATAAATGAATGATCACATGAGCAGGGTTTCATCTTTGACATGTTCTATAAAAGTCAACAATTTTGCTTACATATTCTACTTGAGCTAAATATTTCTGGCTTTAGTTTCAAATACAAGTTATGTGATTGGGAATAGATGTTAGATAACAGAGACACAACTAATTCACTTGTATTATGGATTTCTTTTTAAAAGccttcataaaatgttttaaaattaatactgcttaaaatactttctttaatttgattttactcttagtttaaaatcaaaagagtatttttttattaaatcctctttcataaaaatttgtataaataactcTAAAACAGCCAACCATTTGCTTTAGTTTAGATTTACAATTAGCTGATATATAGGACATAGATAAGTAAAGAAACTGAATATAGTGTTTTAGAATAAAGTGAAGTGTTTAGAGTTGTAATGGTGGTGACAGGGTTATCCACTTGCAATACCCTCTCTCAGATAGCTACTAACTTCATGGTACATATTTGATGAACAGTAGAGTGTCTATAACTCTACTGCATAACAGCTTAAGACAatgaatataaatgtgtttttgacAGTTATTCCAGACTGAACTACTACGTGAGAGTGGCTGAACATTATCTTACACATATTAACTATTACTTACATCTTCTCACCTTCTTCTTGATTTCCTTACTCAACTCATGCGAATAGTCAACAATAAAAGACTCGGCTAACTCACATTTGACAAGTTGTAGAGCCTCCTCTGAAGAGCGAGTGATGTTGTCCTCACGCCAGGAAGACGGACGCCTAGAGTTCTGGTGCTTGACCAATAAATGGCTGCACTGAACTTGCTCTGGACCTCCACTGGAAACTGGCTCTGCTGGCTTCTCTGGCTTGTCCCATTGAGACTCCTTGGTGTAGACATTCAAGTAGTAGTGCTGGCCTGAGAGCACAaggttatttttgtttcattatatcaGCAAGTTAAATAAACACTACATAGCTTTGAAAGAATGAAAAGGTGCCCTctaactataaaaacattttgcaatCTTAATTTATCCATGACTAAATAGACTATGAAATCAAATTGTGATTTTGAGCTGCTAAACCCTTTAGTTGCTTCTTAAAGAAGACATATGTTCCCTTTCTTCCATGTTGAATATCTGTTTCATGCTGGTTGTACACCAGAATTACAACTTTACATTAGGCTTCAGGTTGGAATGCTCCTAATATTTGGACATAGATCGCAATCCCTTTATCCCACCTTCTAGATTACCTAGTCAAGCTCTCAAGGTTGTACTCTCAATAAGAGAAATAAGACTTTGATTGATAGTTAGGACTCATATAGAAAAATACTCAGaataaattcacaattttgaTTACCCTGTTTTTGAATATTTCTATTCTAAAATTACCTACatcaaataatttgtaaaaattatattgctaGAAATAAGTTTATGTACACCccaaagttttgaagaaaatgtaATAGATGATATTACATTTCATAGATGTGTGATAGTGGGCTGATGTATAATTACCAAATTATGCTGTATTCAAAACAAGTACAAAATAGAGATGGATAATTAACAGATGGATGGTAAAAATACTTTGCATGTTAGATGATAAGAAAATCAGCACCATGGTTTATGTATGAGATACAACCACGTCTTACCCTCAAGACTACATGAGCAATCTAGCTATGGTTCACCTAAACCAAAATGTAAAGCCCAGATTTATTGATACAACCAGATTTGGCACCATCCTTGGACTGACCACATTTTAGCGACATACAAACATTCTAATACTGAACATTGAGAATGTTGCCCACACATAGTTCCTGTTCTTAGGCTAGTTTGATTGAACTAATAAAGAAAAAGTTTCACAAAGCATTCAGCCATctattatcatattatttgacattttcaCAGCAAGCAAACTGTTTTGAGTTAATGATCTAAAAATTGTTCCCTCATTTGCAGAACATTTCAAACTTGCAGTTTCTTCAACTGTTTTAAAGTATACTCACTGTGTCATAATTCAGAACACAAAGCCAGGCATTATGGCACAATCATAGGACTGAATGTGAGGACTTACACATTGCAGCACTAATTGTATTTTGATACGAGGCAGTAAATTTTAACACGAATAAACTGAACATAATCTTGATAGAGAAGACCATCCATCAAGTTGAGGCAATGTTATTATGATGATGGGCTATTTACTATTacatttgtactatttttgtgtATTCTTAAATGTGGTTAAAATTTATCTGAGTCTGAATTTCCGTTATCATACAgacttaaaatacaatttttcacgTTGTCATGTACTTTGCCTGCAATTATTGCAGTGATTTGAGGCAACTTGCCTGCAATTTTTGTGTCTTCGTTACAAACAGGATCAGGGTTATTAGGCACGAGATTCATGTAACAAATGAAAGCacataaaattgttgtattatgttaaaaaagtagtgtttaacttatataaaactatacctaatgttttaattcaattgaagattagttttaatatatggaatatttataaaaagcaatattctttatttacttcATTCATCAATAAATGTTATGCAATCAAATAATgtcaaattatttatagttaacaGTAGCTTTATAGTTCTTCATGGTCCCTACAAGAAAACTCATGTATGGTGCAAAGAGCCA
The Homalodisca vitripennis isolate AUS2020 chromosome 1, UT_GWSS_2.1, whole genome shotgun sequence DNA segment above includes these coding regions:
- the LOC124370361 gene encoding putative peptidyl-prolyl cis-trans isomerase dodo, with the translated sequence MGDESLPSGWEKRMSRSTGQHYYLNVYTKESQWDKPEKPAEPVSSGGPEQVQCSHLLVKHQNSRRPSSWREDNITRSSEEALQLVKSYREQIVSGRASFAELAQKYSDCSSAKRGGDLGPFGHGAMQKPFEQAAFALKIGELSEPVHTDSGVHIILRTA